In one Mucilaginibacter ginsenosidivorax genomic region, the following are encoded:
- the rpsL gene encoding 30S ribosomal protein S12, translating to MPTIQQLVRKGRVALVDKSKSPALDSCPQRRGVCTRVYTTTPKKPNSAMRKVARVRLTNGKEVNAYIPGEGHNLQEHSIVLIRGGRVKDLPGVRYHIIRGALDTSGVAGRNQRRSKYGTKRPKPGQAAAPTKGAPAKKKK from the coding sequence ATGCCTACTATTCAGCAATTAGTTAGAAAAGGTAGAGTAGCTCTGGTTGACAAGAGTAAGTCGCCAGCGTTGGACAGCTGTCCACAGCGAAGAGGCGTATGCACACGCGTGTATACCACTACCCCTAAAAAACCAAACTCAGCAATGCGTAAAGTTGCCCGTGTGCGCTTAACCAACGGTAAAGAAGTAAATGCTTACATCCCTGGTGAAGGTCACAACTTACAGGAGCACTCTATCGTTTTGATCCGCGGTGGTCGTGTTAAGGATTTACCAGGTGTACGTTACCACATCATCCGTGGTGCGTTAGATACATCAGGTGTTGCCGGCCGTAACCAACGTCGTAGTAAATACGGAACAAAACGTCCTAAACCAGGTCAGGCAGCTGCACCTACCAAAGGCGCACCAGCTAAGAAGAAAAAATAA
- the rpsG gene encoding 30S ribosomal protein S7, whose protein sequence is MRKSKPKKRIILPDPRFNDTMVTRFVNNMMYDGKKSTAYSIFYNAVDIVEKKTSESGLETWKKALNNVMPAVEVKSRRVGGANFQVPTEVRPERKIALGMKWLISYARRRGEKTMMEKLAGEIISAAKGEGAAVKKKEDTHKMAEANKAFSHFRF, encoded by the coding sequence ATGAGAAAGTCAAAACCAAAAAAGAGAATTATCCTTCCTGATCCACGGTTCAATGATACCATGGTTACAAGGTTTGTAAATAACATGATGTATGATGGTAAAAAATCTACCGCGTACTCTATATTTTATAACGCAGTTGATATTGTTGAAAAGAAAACCAGCGAAAGCGGTTTAGAAACCTGGAAAAAGGCTTTAAACAATGTTATGCCTGCAGTTGAAGTTAAAAGCCGTCGTGTTGGTGGTGCTAACTTCCAGGTACCAACCGAAGTTCGTCCGGAGCGCAAAATCGCTTTAGGTATGAAATGGTTAATCAGCTATGCCCGTCGTCGTGGTGAAAAAACCATGATGGAGAAATTAGCCGGCGAGATCATATCAGCAGCTAAAGGTGAAGGTGCAGCAGTGAAAAAGAAAGAAGATACGCACAAAATGGCTGAAGCCAACAAAGCGTTCTCTCACTTTAGATTCTAA